The nucleotide sequence CTTTCGGGTTGAAGACCGAGGCGCAGTGGGATCAGATTGCGCGCAGCTCGGTCAGGATCGGAGCCGATGGCAAGGCGTACAGCAATTGCGATCCCGGCATCGGCGACTCGTTTCGCACTACCGCGGCTGTCGACATCGACCTGAGCCCTTTCTGGAATACGGTGCGCTGCCCGGTTCTGGTAACGCGTGGTGCGCTGTCCGATCTACTGTTGCCGGAAACCTATTCCGCCATGCTGCAAAAGCCGGGCGTGTCCGGTGTCGAGATACCCGGAGTGGGTCACGCGCCGATGTTCCTCGATGATGAGCAGATCAGCATAGTTCGTGAATTTCTTCGCAAGGATTGAAGGCTCCCGAACTGCAATTCTTACAACAGGCCCGCAACTTTTACCGGTTCAGTTCACGGCTTCTCCTGCAGTTTCGCTTAGCATTCGGCGTTAAAACAATGGGTTACAAAACTGGCATACGCCATGCCACTCAAGCGTCTGCGACTAAATTAACCCCTGGAGGAGGCAATTATGGTAGTAACCACACATGACGAAGTTGGCACCACGACAGGCGCAGCGTACGCTAGCCGGGCAGAGGGCGTTTTGGTAACGAAGCGCATTTCGTGGGCCGCTGTTATCGCCGCCGTCGTTCTTGCGCTAGCTATTCAACTAGTGCTCAACATGATAGGCGCAGGCTTCGGCTTTAGCGCGATCGACCCACTGCAAGGTGAAACCCCCAGCGCTACGACCTTTAGTATAGCGGCCGGGATTTGGATGGTCGTGTCGAGCATGTTCGGTCTGTTTGCAGGTGGATGGCTTGCCAGCTATCTCGCGGGTGTAACGCGCGATGAAGACGGCACGCTGCACGGTTTGGTCACCTGGGGGCTTTCTACCGTCTTTGTAGTGCTGTTCTTGATGACCGTGTTCGGCTCCTTGTTGGGAAGCACATTGAACGGTCTCGGCTACGGAGCAGCGGCAGTGGCCCCGCAGGTGGCACAATCAGGGGCGGCGACGAGTGCACCGGTTAGCGAGGAAGATATCCGAGTGTTGATCAATCAGCTCATTAGTGAGGGCAACACTCAGGAAGCGTTAATCGATACGGTAGTGGCACGTACGAAGATAAGCCGGGCAGAGGCAACCCAAGCGGTCGAGGAAGCGCAACAGACGGCGCGCGTCGCGTTAGATAAGACGGCGGAAGCCTTAGCCCACGTAATGCTCTGGGGGGCTTTATCACTTATCCTGGGTGCAATGGCGGCAGGGCTGGGGGGTTCCGTAGGCGCACGTGACTCACGGCGAATTCCTGTACAGAGAGCAGCCGACCCACGCGATTACACGCCAGCGGTTTAAGAACCAACGGCCTCCCCGTTTTTCGGTTTTACCGTGAGGGGGAGGCCTCTGATGATGGCGTTGCGTTGCGGTGCTTAAGTGAACTCGACGCTAGGGGAAGGAGGAAGAACACGGTTGTTCGCGGCGAACGCTTTATGAACCCAAACGAGAGGAATAACCATGACCAACGACGAGATAATCTCCACCCTCAATGACTTGATTGAGACCTCCAAGGATGGCGAATATGGTTTTAGGACCTGTGCGGAAGATGTGAAAGACATGGAGCTCAAACAGGTCTTTACGGCGGCGGCGCAGCGATGTGCGGAAGGCGCCAACGAACTGCAAGAACAAGTGCGCCTCTTAGGTGGGGATCCAGACAAATATAGCAGTGTCGTCGGGACCCTCCATCGCGCCTGGGTGGATGTCAAAGCGGCAATCACCGGCAAAGACGAGCAGGCTGTGCTCGAGGAATGCGAGCGCGGAGAAGATGTGGCGAAGAATACCTATGAGAAAGCCTTAGCAAAGGGCCTACCGGACAGTATCCAGTCTATCGTTCAACGGCAGTATCAGGGCGTAGTAGAGA is from Pseudomonadota bacterium and encodes:
- a CDS encoding PA2169 family four-helix-bundle protein yields the protein MTNDEIISTLNDLIETSKDGEYGFRTCAEDVKDMELKQVFTAAAQRCAEGANELQEQVRLLGGDPDKYSSVVGTLHRAWVDVKAAITGKDEQAVLEECERGEDVAKNTYEKALAKGLPDSIQSIVQRQYQGVVENHDRVRDLRNRYRKAN